The nucleotide sequence GGTCCGCCGCCAGCGCCCGAGGCGCGACCGTACGGCCGAGTCCGACGACGGCGGCGCGACGGCCGAGGAGGCGGCGGATGCGCGACGTCTCGGATCCTGGGCAGTAGACCAGCTTCCGCGCACCGTCGTCGGCGAAGAAGGCGGCGTCGGGATCGAGGTCCCCGCTGCGCGTGACGGTGACCTTGAGCGGCGTGGCCGGGGAGCCCTCGGCGAGGCGTCGCGCTCGACGGGCCGCGCTCCGGACGAGGAGGCGCGGGTTGTCGAGCCGGACGGTCCTGGCGCCGACGAGGATCGCGTCGCTGGTCGAGCGCACCTCGTCGACCCGGTCGAGGTCGGCCGCGTTCGAGAGGATCAGGCGGGGCGGCGCGGCGGTGTCGAGGTAGCCGTCGAGCGAGACGGCGCAGCTGAGCACGGTGTACGGGGTCGTCACGAGCGTGTGCCCCCGGTGGCGGACGTCGCGGCGGCACGGGCGGCGGAGGAAGCCGGTGCCGCGGGCGCTTCGGCGTCCGACCGTCGCTCGCCGTGAGCACGCAGGTGCAGAGCCACGAGGGCGACGGCCCCCGGCGCCACCGACAGCAGGGCCAGCACCCCGAACAGCGTCGACGCGGCGACGCCGGCGCCGTCACCCAGACCGGCGAGGGCGAAGAGGCCGGCCGATGCGCCCTCGCGTGGCCCCCATCCGCCGATGTTGACGGGCACGGCCGAGGCGACGAGCACGGCGAGCGCGAGAGCCACGACCACGGGCGTCGGGGCCCGCACACCGACGGCGCGGGCTGCGACGGCGAACGTGGCGGCGTGGCAGGCCACGACGACTCCCGAGCTCAGTGCGACGACGGCCACGGTCGCAGGATCGGCGAGAGCCGCCCGCACCCGCGCCAGCTCTCTCGCGAGAGCTCCCCGCACCCGCCCGCTCGTCGCCACGGCCACAGCACCGGCGGCCGCGATCCCGGCCACGGCGACGGCCAGCGCCGCGAGCAAGAGGCCCGGTGCCGCGAGCAATCCGCCCGGCGCCGCGGGCAGCGATCCGCCACCCCAGGCGACGACGGCGACGGCTGCGACCGCCGCCATGACGATCTGGACGACCTGGCCCGCGACACGCTCGATCGCGACCGCCCGGATCGCGTCGGCGCGCCCGTCGGCCTCGGGCACGGGCACCCGTCGTCCGCCGGTTTCGGCAGCCCGGCCGGCCCTGCGACGCTCGTCGACGGCGCGCTGCACGTCGCCGACGACGCCGCCGGGCAGCACGG is from Frondihabitans australicus and encodes:
- a CDS encoding RibD family protein: MTTPYTVLSCAVSLDGYLDTAAPPRLILSNAADLDRVDEVRSTSDAILVGARTVRLDNPRLLVRSAARRARRLAEGSPATPLKVTVTRSGDLDPDAAFFADDGARKLVYCPGSETSRIRRLLGRRAAVVGLGRTVAPRALAADLADRGVERLMVEGGGTTLRQFLAGGVADELHLAVAPIFVGDPAAPRFLGPGPAPWGDPGRATPIDSTPIGDVVLLRYALSARADIRPKPMAAAAQHRS
- a CDS encoding lysylphosphatidylglycerol synthase transmembrane domain-containing protein, which encodes MSGAAVRLQAAARPARTPLWRRLLGPAVGVAILLALALKVGGTPFERGLAGVSPTTVVVALALTAVSTAAASWRWAAVSQRLGVDLGWRRAVLLYYRSQFVNAVLPGGVVGDVQRAVDERRRAGRAAETGGRRVPVPEADGRADAIRAVAIERVAGQVVQIVMAAVAAVAVVAWGGGSLPAAPGGLLAAPGLLLAALAVAVAGIAAAGAVAVATSGRVRGALARELARVRAALADPATVAVVALSSGVVVACHAATFAVAARAVGVRAPTPVVVALALAVLVASAVPVNIGGWGPREGASAGLFALAGLGDGAGVAASTLFGVLALLSVAPGAVALVALHLRAHGERRSDAEAPAAPASSAARAAATSATGGTRS